In a genomic window of Gossypium arboreum isolate Shixiya-1 chromosome 7, ASM2569848v2, whole genome shotgun sequence:
- the LOC108479297 gene encoding uncharacterized protein LOC108479297 — protein MFEIECDASGIRIGTVLTQEGKPVEYFSEKLSGAPLNYPTYDKKMYALIRALETWQHYLWPKEFVIHSDHKSLKHIKGQHKLNKRHAKWVEFLESFPYVIRYKKGKLCISQSFVRELLVLEAHGGGLMGHFGIAKTLAMLQEHFFWPRMKWDVEKICLRCLVCKKEKSKVNPYGLYMPLPIPEGPWVDLSMDFILGLPRTRTGKDSIFVLVDQFSKMSHFIACSKNDDAVNIANLFFKEVDRLHGIPKTIVSDCDAKFLSHFWRTLWSKLGMKLLFSMTCHPQTDGRTEVVNRVKANIEARTEQYVRKANKGQKQVIFEPEDWVWVHMRKKRFPAQRKSKLLPRGDGQFQVLERINDNSYKLDLPGDDLKANRFEERGNDTTTPPELPAANVDPFELPVGLITRAREKRFKDATIALVNRVWGETVAGLIESSWIDG, from the exons atgtttgaaattgaatgtgatgCCTCAGGTATCAGGATTGGTACTGTGTTGACCCAAGAAGGGAAGCCCGTGGAGTATTTTAGTGAAAAGCTAAGTGGCGCACCATTGAATTATCCCACATACGATAAGAAAATGTATGCTTTGATCCGGGCATTGGAAACGTGGCAACATTATTTGTGGCCAAAAGAGTTTGTCATCCATTCGGACCATAAATCGCTCAAGCACATCAAAGGCCAGCACAAGCTCAACAAAAGGCACGCAAAATGGGTAGAATTTCTTGAATCCTTCCCTTATGTTATACGATATAAAAAAG GTAAGCTCTGTATCTCTCAAAGTTTCGTGCGAGAGTTGCTTGTACTCGAGGCACATGGTGGTGGCCTCATGGGCCATTTTGGCATTGCAAAGACTTTGGCCATGCTGCAAGAACACTTCTTTTGGCCACGGATGAAATGGGATGTCGAGAAAATATGTTTGCGATGTTTGGTTTGTAAGAAGGAAAAATCAAAGGTTAACCCATATGGGCTGTACATGCCTTTGCCTATTCCCGAAGGGCCTTGGGTTGATCTTTCAATGGATTTTATCTTAGGTCTACCGCGAACTCGAACCGGAAAAGATTCCATTTTTGTTCTAGTAGATCaattttcaaaaatgtcacattttattgCTTGTTCAAAAAATGATGATGCTGTTAATATTGCTAACCTTTTCTTTAAAGAAGTTGACAGGTTGCATGGAATTCCGAAGACGATAGTGTCCGATTGCGATGCAAAATTTCTTAGCCATTTTTGGAGGACACTTTGGAGCAAGCTAGGCATGAAGCTCTTATTCTCCATGACATGTCATCCCCAAACGGATGGACGAACCGAGGTGGTGAACCGT GTTAAAGCTAATATCGAGGCTAGGACAGAGCAATATGTGCGCAAGGCCAACAAAGGGCAAAAACAAGTCATATTTGAACCCGAAGATTGGGTGTGGGTTCATATGCGAAAAAAAAGGTTTCCGGCTCAGCGAAAGTCAAAGTTGTTACCGAGAGGAGATGGAcagtttcaagttttggaacgaaTAAATGATAATTCTTATAAACTTGATCTCCCAG GTGACGATTTGAAGGCAAATCGCTTCGAAGAGAGGGGGAATGATAcgaccacacctcccgagttgccAGCTGCCAATGTAGATCCTTTCGAGTTGCCCGTAGGACTGATTACCCGAGCTCGagaaaagagattcaaagacgcaacaatAGCCTTAGTtaatagagtttggggtgaaaccgttgctggacttaTCGAAAGCTCTTGGATCGATGGTTAA